Proteins from one Panicum virgatum strain AP13 chromosome 7K, P.virgatum_v5, whole genome shotgun sequence genomic window:
- the LOC120641924 gene encoding uncharacterized protein LOC120641924: protein MTLRPLARRALHRVHLPPPPLASFSSGIRGHIFLRLSTSSSDQPHFIVDYLVSTCGLPPDKAAKAAPRFAHLSSPARPDAALAFLRSRGLTRAQARAVVSWNPAVLLSDVDATIAPKFRAVRALGLTRAEAARLFALYPAALTMGVHTTLLPRLLLWLDLLGSARLLMKWLAKTWLLRNSVDALLQNLDALRGHGVPEARLAATVRLKPSLIMQSPAKLRALAARVDACGVPRGSGMYAWALLTLHNVSDAAFRAKRAAVMRGTGCTEQEFLAMFRRAPCFLFMSAELLRRKVEFLVGTVGCGADHIVRDPVLLTLSLSKRMVPRCRAIEALKARGVDIGKERLVNIVRASEARFVERYILRYSDQAPELLEMYPLDHCKRSSRGDCSTIASSCS from the coding sequence ATGACGCTGCGgccgctcgcccgccgcgccctccaccgCGTCCAcctacctccgccgccgctcgcatcCTTCTCATCCGGCATCCGAGGCCACATCTTCCTCCGCCTCTCCACCTCCTCGTCTGACCAGCCGCACTTCATCGTCGACTACCTCGTCTCCACCTGTGGCCTCCCGCCGGACAAGGCCGCCAAGGCGGCGCCGCGGTTCGCGCACCTCAGCTCCCCGGCCCGTCCCGACGCCGCGCTGGCCTTCCTCCGCTCGCGGGGGCTCACCCGCGCGCAGGCCCGCGCCGTCGTGTCCTGGAACCCCGCGGTGCTCCTCAGCGACGTGGACGCCACCATCGCGCCCAAGTTCCGCGCCGTGCGGGCGCTGGGCCTCACCCGCGCCGAGGCCGCGCGCCTCTTCGCGCTCTACCCGGCCGCGCTCACCATGGGCGTCCACACCACCCTCCTCCCGCGCCTCCTGCTCTGGCTCGACCTCCTCGGGTCCGCCAGGTTACTGATGAAATGGCTCGCCAAGACGTGGCTGCTCAGGAACAGCGTCGACGCGCTCCTGCAGAACCTCGACGCGCTCCGGGGCCACGGCGTCCCCGAGGCGCGCCTCGCCGCCACGGTGCGCCTGAAGCCGTCGCTCATCATGCAGTCGCCCGCCAAGCTCCGGGcgctcgccgcgcgcgtcgACGCCTGCGGGGTGCCGCGCGGCTCCGGGATGTACGCGTGGGCGCTCCTGACGCTGCACAACGTCAGCGACGCCGCGTTCCGGGCCAAGAGGGCCGCCGTGATGCGCGGGACCGGGTGCACGGAGCAGGAGTTCCTCGCCATGTTCCGCCGCGCGCCGTGCTTCCTGTTCATGTCCGCCGAGCTGCTGCGCCGCAAGGTGGAGTTCCTGGTGGGCACCGTCGGGTGCGGCGCGGACCACATCGTCAGGGACCCCGTGCTGCTGACGCTCAGCCTCAGCAAGCGGATGGTGCCTCGGTGCCGCGCCATCGAGGCCTTGAAGGCCAGAGGCGTGGACATCGGCAAGGAGCGGCTGGTGAACATCGTGAGAGCTTCGGAGGCCAGGTTTGTGGAGAGGTATATACTGAGGTATAGCGATCAGGCGCCCGAACTCCTCGAGATGTATCCTCTTGATCACTGCAAGCGGAGCTCGCGTGGTGATTGCTCCACCATTGCCAGCAGCTGCAGCTAG
- the LOC120641925 gene encoding anthocyanin 5-aromatic acyltransferase-like codes for MAPVRIVDVAYVPAPPPAAPSGPIKLNAMEVQWVVAPVLQHLLLFEGDQLPPFDDVVRSLKSSLAATLAAHAPLAGKLHHLAETGEVAIRCSAADDGVRFVVAETDADARSLACDEDHDVVTFEGLVPEVDMYRQPAPLLAVQATRLGGGGGVALGLTLHHAVADGRSMWRFVEAWAAACRGDAPPEPPPCFDRSRVALPGGEELARSVVRNYMPDLPVVPMPAILKQDRLRFTRRTFTLDAARIARLKQRIVRLGEAHGAPLRRPPSSFVAVVSLAWTCAVRCRSFPVDDDVFLFFLADARDRLDPPAGTEYFGACLTCCLVKLPARELLAERALAAAAAAVQEAIREMAEDPLGSSPGWDFLKLARDRRIPIDRVVNVSGSAGFRAYDVADFGWGRPRRTENVRMNHDGQVALVRARDGGGVQVAVSLLQRAHVDAFKSELLKLLGSDE; via the exons ATGGCTCCGGTGAGAATCGTCGACGTCGCCTAcgttcccgcgccgccgccggcggcgccttcCGGGCCTATCAAGCTCAACGCCATGGAGGTGCAGTGGGTCGTGGCCCCGGtgctgcagcacctcctgctCTTCGAGGGCGACCAGCTGCCGCCCTTCGACGACGTCGTCCGGTCCCTAAAATCCTCCCTCGCGGCGACGCTGGCCGCCCACGCCCCGCTCGCCGGCAAGCTCCATCACCTCGCGGAGACCGGCGAGGTCGCCatccgctgctccgccgccgacgacggcgTCAGGTTCGTGGTCGCGGAGACCGACGCCGACGCCCGCAGCCTCGCGTGCGACGAGGACCACGACGTGGTCACGTTCGAGGGGCTCGTTCCGGAGGTCGACATGTAccggcagccggcgccgctgctggccgTGCAGGCCACGCGCCTCGGGGGAGGAGGCGGGGTGGCCCTCGGGCTCACGCTGCACCACGCCGTCGCTGACGGGCGGTCGATGTGGAGGTTCGTGgaggcctgggcggcggcgtgccgcggcgacgcgccgcccgAGCCGCCTCCGTGCTTCGACCGCTCGCGTGTCGCGCtgcccggcggcgaggagctggcCCGGAGCGTCGTGCGGAACTACATGCCAGACCTGCCGGTG GTGCCTATGCCCGCGATTTTGAAGCAAGACCGGCTGCGGTTCACCCGCCGGACGTTCACCCTGGACGCGGCGCGCATCGCGCGGCTGAAGCAGCGCATCGTCCGCCTCGGCGAGGCCCACGGCGCGCCGCTGCGGCGCCCTCCGTCCAGCTTCGTCGCCGTGGTCTCGCTAGCATGGACCTGCGCCGTCCGCTGCCGGTCCTTCCCGGTGGACGACGACGTGTTCCTCTTCTTCCTGGCCGACGCCCGCGACCGCCTCGACCCTCCCGCCGGCACGGAGTACTTCGGCGCGTGCCTGACCTGCTGCCTGGTGAAGCTGCCGGCGCGGGAGCTCCTCGCCGAgcgcgcgctggcggcggcggcggcggcggtgcaggagGCGATCCGGGAGATGGCGGAGGACCCGCTGGGTTCGTCGCCCGGGTGGGACTTCCTCAAGCTGGCCCGCGACCGGAGGATCCCCATCGACCGGGTGGTGAACGTGTCCGGGTCGGCGGGCTTCAGGGCGTACGACGTCGCCGACTTCgggtgggggaggccgcggcggacgGAGAACGTGAGGATGAACCACGACGGGCAGGTGGCGCTGGTCCGCgccagggacggcggcggggtgcaGGTGGCGGTGTCCTTGCTCCAGCGGGCGCACGTCGACGCGTTCAAGTCGGAGCTCCTCAAGCTGCTCGGGTCGGATGAGTAG
- the LOC120641926 gene encoding uncharacterized protein LOC120641926 isoform X2: MDQHGEKEAENKSQDSAGQRQDAAAEESPVAQRPGYKAEESAGLLVKEVVSSGEASPALFAHPCSLLQLLLRACAGCLGLHGYFSSDEPDPKPAAVAAPDAAADASSKEGEGGGEEANNEEVVTRVWAVRRPREGSGGNGGVHH, encoded by the exons ATGGATCAGCACGGGGAAAAGGAGGCGGAGAACAAGTCCCAAGATTCGGCGGGGCAGCGccaagacgccgccgccgaagaaTCACCGGTGGCTCAGCGCCCGGGGTACAAAGCGGAGGAATCGGCGGGGCTGCTCGTCAAGGAGGTGGTGAGCTCTGGAGAAGCCTCGCCGGCGCTCTTCGCGCACCCGTGCTCGCTGCTGCAGCTCCTGCTCCGCGCCTGCGCCGGCTGCCTGGGCCTGCACGGctacttcagcagcgacgagCCCGACCCGAAGCCGGCCGCTGTCGCTGCGCCGGACGCCGCGGCGGATGCGTCGTCGAAGgaaggagagggcggcggcgaggaggctaATAAC GAGGAGGTGGTGACCAGGGTGTGGGCGGTGAGGAGGCCGAGGGAGGGCAGCGGGGGCAATGGCGGAGTACACCACTAG
- the LOC120641926 gene encoding uncharacterized protein LOC120641926 isoform X1 has protein sequence MDQHGEKEAENKSQDSAGQRQDAAAEESPVAQRPGYKAEESAGLLVKEVVSSGEASPALFAHPCSLLQLLLRACAGCLGLHGYFSSDEPDPKPAAVAAPDAAADASSKEGEGGGEEANNFLYMQEEVVTRVWAVRRPREGSGGNGGVHH, from the exons ATGGATCAGCACGGGGAAAAGGAGGCGGAGAACAAGTCCCAAGATTCGGCGGGGCAGCGccaagacgccgccgccgaagaaTCACCGGTGGCTCAGCGCCCGGGGTACAAAGCGGAGGAATCGGCGGGGCTGCTCGTCAAGGAGGTGGTGAGCTCTGGAGAAGCCTCGCCGGCGCTCTTCGCGCACCCGTGCTCGCTGCTGCAGCTCCTGCTCCGCGCCTGCGCCGGCTGCCTGGGCCTGCACGGctacttcagcagcgacgagCCCGACCCGAAGCCGGCCGCTGTCGCTGCGCCGGACGCCGCGGCGGATGCGTCGTCGAAGgaaggagagggcggcggcgaggaggctaATAAC TTCTTGTACATGCAGGAGGAGGTGGTGACCAGGGTGTGGGCGGTGAGGAGGCCGAGGGAGGGCAGCGGGGGCAATGGCGGAGTACACCACTAG
- the LOC120641927 gene encoding protein MIZU-KUSSEI 1-like, with translation MADVDASAAEEPDHRARSASLSSSEGSDHDDAAAGENPMLGQSAPSPARSAGHALEEPPKRKAPGRRSRPMRMFQSMCRSLPLLNPRCGRPLQSGACRIAPPARLTPSDSLLSQLMGSSSSAAAASRHRLTGTLFGYRDGRVSLSLQDNARCRPTLVVELALPTHALLRELGAHAGARIVLESEKHAAGPTDAGDPTGGDGAGAGGASFKHHDDDGWVLEEPMWTMFCNGKRVGYAVRREPTEEDIAVLETLWAVTMGGGVLPGRSDVDGPDGEVAYMRGSFEHTIGSRDSESLYMVSPPGGEGPELAIFFVRL, from the coding sequence atggccgacgtcgacgcgaGCGCCGCCGAGGAGCCGGACCACAGGGCGCGCTCGGCGTCCCTCTCGTCGTCGGAGGGGAGCGAccacgacgacgccgccgcgggcgagaATCCCATGCTGGGCCAGTCGGCGCCGTCCCCGGCGCGCTCCGCGGGCCACGCGCTCGAGGAGCCGCCGAAGCGGAAGGCCCCGGGGCGGCGGTCGCGGCCGATGCGGATGTTCCAGAGCATGTGCCGGTCGCTGCCGCTGCTGAACCCGCGGTGCGGGCGGCCGCTGCAGTCCGGCGCGTGCCGGATCGCGCCTCCCGCGCGCCTCACCCCGTCGGACTCCCTGCTGTCGCAGCTCATGGGGTCCTcgtccagcgcggcggcggcgtcccgccACCGCCTCACGGGCACGCTCTTCGGCTACCGCGACGGCCGCGTGTCGCTGTCCCTGCAGGACAACGCCCGGTGCCGCCCCACGCTGGTGGTGGAGCTCGCGCTCCCGACGCACGCGCTGCTCCGCGAGCTCGGCGCCCACGCGGGCGCGCGCATCGTGCTGGAGAGCGAGAAGCACGCGGCGGGGCCCACGGATGCGGGCGACCCCACcggtggcgacggcgccggcgctggcggcgccAGCTTCAAGCATCACGACGACGACGGGTGGGTGCTGGAGGAGCCGATGTGGACCATGTTCTGCAACGGGAAGCGCGTGGGGTACGCGGTGCGGCGGGAGCCCACGGAGGAGGACATCGCGGTGCTGGAGACGCTGTGGGCGGTGaccatgggcggcggcgtgctccccGGCCGGTCGGACGTGGACGGgcccgacggcgaggtggcgtaCATGCGCGGGAGCTTCGAGCACACCATCGGGTCCCGGGACTCGGAGTCGCTCTACATGGTCAGCCcgcccggcggcgagggccccgAGCTCGCCATCTTCTTCGTTAGGCTATGA